Proteins co-encoded in one Candidatus Tectomicrobia bacterium genomic window:
- a CDS encoding sulfur reduction protein DsrE → MKVAYVFATSGHTASYKLGKMILPQLEEKRHGAEVVGMMFFDDNNYVLRKGDPIGERLAKVARERNILLMMCDQCALERGLAVGEACGATPSGTVDGVRVGCFPDLYAALAANPPDQVISL, encoded by the coding sequence ATGAAGGTCGCCTACGTGTTCGCCACGTCCGGGCACACCGCCAGCTACAAGCTCGGCAAGATGATCCTCCCCCAGCTCGAGGAGAAGCGCCACGGCGCGGAGGTCGTCGGGATGATGTTCTTCGACGACAACAACTACGTCCTCCGAAAGGGCGACCCCATCGGGGAGCGCCTCGCCAAGGTGGCCCGGGAGCGGAACATCCTCCTCATGATGTGCGACCAGTGCGCCCTGGAGCGCGGCCTGGCGGTGGGCGAGGCCTGCGGCGCCACCCCCTCCGGCACGGTGGACGGGGTGAGGGTGGGCTGCTTCCCGGACCTCTACGCCGCCCTGGCCGCGAATCCGCCCGACCAGGTCATCAGCCTGTAG
- a CDS encoding sulfurtransferase encodes MTQDPPLVSTQWLADRLNDPNVRVIEVSSSAEDKRYREGHIPGAAWFFWKDLCWDDTDREFLTPQQMSARLGRIGITHDATLVIYGDPVQFGTYPFWALTMAGHPRLRLLDGAKTRWKAEGRPMTQEIPSFKPADYKPPKGGDSSMRVGRDEVRANLKKPGRLLLDVRSPEEYSGERVMAHGSFDHGAERKGRIPGAVHLFYKELYNADETFKRPEELRAALERAGATPDREVVVYCRLSHRATLAWFAMRHLLGYPDVKIYDGSWTEWGSIVGFPVEK; translated from the coding sequence GTGACCCAAGACCCACCCCTCGTTTCCACCCAGTGGCTGGCCGATCGCCTGAACGATCCCAATGTCCGGGTCATCGAGGTCTCCTCCTCGGCCGAGGACAAGCGCTACCGCGAGGGGCACATCCCCGGCGCGGCCTGGTTCTTCTGGAAGGACCTGTGCTGGGACGACACCGACCGCGAGTTCCTCACTCCCCAGCAGATGTCCGCGCGCCTGGGCAGGATCGGCATCACGCACGACGCCACCCTCGTCATCTACGGCGACCCGGTCCAGTTCGGCACCTACCCCTTCTGGGCGCTCACCATGGCGGGGCACCCCAGGCTCAGGCTCCTCGACGGGGCCAAGACGCGCTGGAAGGCGGAGGGGCGGCCCATGACGCAGGAAATCCCCTCGTTCAAGCCCGCGGACTACAAGCCGCCCAAGGGCGGGGACAGCTCCATGCGGGTGGGGCGGGACGAGGTGCGGGCCAACCTCAAGAAACCGGGCCGGCTTCTTCTCGACGTGCGCTCCCCCGAGGAGTACAGCGGGGAGCGGGTGATGGCCCACGGCTCCTTCGACCATGGGGCGGAGCGGAAGGGACGCATCCCGGGCGCCGTCCATCTCTTCTACAAGGAGCTCTACAACGCGGACGAGACCTTCAAGCGGCCCGAGGAGCTGCGCGCCGCCCTGGAGCGCGCCGGGGCCACCCCGGACCGGGAGGTCGTGGTCTACTGCCGCCTCAGCCACCGGGCCACGCTCGCCTGGTTCGCCATGAGGCACCTGCTCGGCTACCCGGACGTGAAGATCTACGACGGCTCCTGGACCGAGTGGGGGAGCATCGTGGGCTTCCCGGTGGAGAAGTAG
- a CDS encoding CapA family protein, giving the protein MPNEPSCSLLIGGDIAPMRESGKSLMGAAAPLFKAADVATANLEHALARSGKLMKGKPFFHRGHPELVAGLVEAGFDVLTIANNHMLDWGEESLFETMQVLKKHNLPFTGAGRNLEEAAAPVVLERKGLKVGVLAYSSTLPMGFPAGEEAAGVNPLRAVTAYRSAPGRDANDYPGVAPEIVTWAVPEDLERMRDDIWALKRKVDIVLVSQHWGTSMTPRVNDFQREIGHAAIEAGADAVFGGHQHVLSAIEYHKGKPILHCTGNLIFDKFEPFFTGETLKTFLFGATLTKEGLKDPYIVPCKCGVGEPCQVLSPGEAPEAEIVRQLNDLSAPYGVKLERKGGRVAILPPA; this is encoded by the coding sequence ATGCCCAACGAGCCATCCTGCAGCCTGCTGATCGGCGGGGACATCGCCCCGATGCGCGAGTCCGGAAAAAGCCTCATGGGGGCGGCCGCTCCCCTGTTCAAGGCGGCGGACGTGGCTACCGCCAACCTGGAGCACGCCCTCGCCCGCAGCGGCAAGCTCATGAAGGGGAAGCCCTTCTTCCACCGGGGCCATCCCGAGCTCGTGGCGGGCCTGGTGGAGGCGGGCTTCGACGTCCTGACCATCGCGAACAACCACATGCTGGACTGGGGGGAGGAGTCCCTGTTCGAAACCATGCAGGTGCTGAAAAAGCACAACCTCCCCTTCACCGGGGCGGGCCGGAACCTGGAGGAGGCGGCGGCGCCGGTGGTGCTGGAGCGCAAGGGCCTCAAGGTCGGGGTGCTCGCCTACTCCTCCACTCTCCCCATGGGCTTCCCCGCGGGGGAGGAGGCGGCCGGCGTGAACCCGCTCCGGGCCGTCACGGCCTACCGCTCCGCGCCCGGGCGGGACGCGAACGATTACCCCGGCGTCGCTCCCGAGATCGTCACCTGGGCGGTGCCCGAGGATCTCGAGCGCATGCGGGACGACATCTGGGCCCTCAAGCGCAAGGTGGACATCGTGCTCGTGAGCCAGCACTGGGGCACCAGCATGACGCCCCGGGTGAACGACTTCCAGCGGGAGATAGGCCACGCCGCCATCGAGGCCGGGGCGGACGCCGTCTTCGGCGGCCACCAGCACGTGCTCTCGGCCATCGAGTACCACAAGGGCAAGCCCATCCTCCACTGCACCGGGAACCTGATCTTCGACAAGTTCGAGCCCTTCTTCACGGGGGAGACCCTCAAGACCTTCCTCTTCGGGGCCACCCTCACGAAGGAAGGGCTGAAGGACCCCTACATCGTCCCCTGCAAGTGCGGCGTCGGGGAGCCCTGCCAGGTCCTCTCCCCCGGGGAGGCCCCGGAGGCGGAAATCGTGCGGCAGCTCAACGACTTATCCGCGCCCTACGGGGTAAAGCTGGAGCGGAAGGGGGGCCGGGTGGCGATCCTGCCCCCAGCGTAG
- a CDS encoding DSD1 family PLP-dependent enzyme: MPETPAPGAPVRELETPALLVDLDAMERNLQRMADNLKGTGLHLRAHAKTHKSPLLARKQMDLGAVGVCCQKVGEAEVMVEGGIGDILVSSEVASPSKLRRLAALARHAQIMVVVDHPQGAQMLSEAVTAARVEVGVLVDVDVGHGRCGIAPGEPAAELARRVDRLPGLVLRGFQAYEGKVQHCEGFEARRAAYGLAVDRMKETLKAFARAGLCTDVRSGGGTGSWRWDAETGVLNELQSGSYLFMDAHYRRIGGPSGPVNDDFEPSLFVLTSVVSTPANDRIVVDGGHKALSSDSGWPVCLELEGASYRAGGDEHGILDLAPGARRPELGETLLFQPSHCDTTINLYDTYHAIRGGMENGVLEAVWPVAARGRVW; encoded by the coding sequence ATGCCCGAGACTCCGGCCCCCGGCGCCCCCGTGCGGGAACTCGAAACCCCGGCCCTGCTGGTGGACCTCGACGCCATGGAGCGCAACCTCCAGCGCATGGCGGACAACTTGAAGGGCACGGGCCTGCACCTCCGGGCCCACGCCAAGACCCACAAGAGCCCCCTCCTCGCCCGCAAGCAGATGGACCTGGGCGCGGTGGGGGTGTGCTGCCAGAAGGTGGGCGAGGCCGAGGTGATGGTGGAAGGGGGGATCGGGGACATCCTCGTGAGCAGCGAGGTGGCCTCCCCCTCCAAGCTCCGCCGGCTGGCCGCCCTGGCCCGCCACGCCCAAATCATGGTGGTGGTGGACCACCCCCAGGGCGCCCAGATGCTCTCGGAGGCCGTGACGGCCGCCAGGGTGGAAGTGGGCGTCCTCGTGGACGTGGACGTGGGCCACGGCCGCTGCGGGATCGCCCCCGGGGAGCCCGCCGCCGAGCTCGCCCGCCGGGTGGACCGCCTGCCCGGCCTCGTCCTCCGCGGCTTCCAGGCCTACGAGGGGAAGGTGCAGCACTGCGAGGGCTTCGAGGCCCGCCGCGCGGCCTACGGCCTGGCCGTGGACCGCATGAAGGAGACGTTGAAAGCCTTCGCCCGGGCGGGGCTCTGCACGGATGTCCGCAGCGGGGGCGGCACCGGCTCCTGGCGCTGGGACGCCGAGACCGGCGTCCTGAACGAGCTCCAGTCCGGGAGCTACCTCTTCATGGACGCCCACTACCGCCGCATCGGGGGGCCCTCCGGCCCCGTGAACGACGACTTCGAGCCCAGCCTCTTCGTCCTGACCTCCGTCGTGAGCACCCCGGCCAATGACCGCATCGTGGTGGACGGGGGCCACAAGGCCCTCTCCTCGGACAGCGGCTGGCCCGTCTGCCTGGAATTGGAGGGCGCCTCCTACCGCGCCGGGGGGGACGAGCACGGCATCCTCGACCTCGCCCCCGGCGCCCGCCGGCCCGAACTGGGCGAGACGCTGCTCTTCCAGCCCAGCCACTGCGACACCACCATCAACCTCTACGACACCTACCACGCCATCCGGGGCGGGATGGAAAATGGCGTCCTCGAGGCCGTCTGGCCCGTCGCCGCGCGGGGGAGGGTGTGGTGA
- a CDS encoding C-terminal binding protein has translation MNAAKQPLTVAVAGTRFGPLDLEREVLAPLKCRVVEGPGADDSSLIELCREADAVISGSIPRFTGTAINAFERCRIIARGGIGVDNIDVEAAKRRGIAVTNVPDYCIDEVSDHAMAFILFFARKLDAGVAEVRRGGWGVAPIRPIAPLKGAVLGILGIGRIGAALGRKARAFGMKLLACDPYAPEAVFKKLRAEKVELDDLYRRSDYISLHAPLTPGTRGIIGREALARMKPDAVLVNVARGELVDEGALAGALREKRIRAAGLDVLSEEPPRAGHPLVALPNCHVTPHSAWYSTAAQDDLRRKAALEVVRCLKGKPLKYRVG, from the coding sequence ATGAATGCCGCCAAGCAACCCCTCACCGTCGCCGTCGCCGGCACCCGCTTCGGCCCCCTCGACCTGGAGCGGGAGGTTCTCGCCCCCCTCAAGTGCCGCGTCGTCGAGGGCCCGGGCGCGGACGACTCCTCCCTCATCGAGCTCTGCCGGGAGGCCGACGCCGTCATCTCGGGCTCCATCCCCCGCTTCACCGGGACGGCCATCAACGCCTTCGAGAGGTGCCGCATCATCGCGCGCGGCGGCATCGGGGTGGACAACATCGACGTGGAGGCCGCCAAGCGGCGAGGCATCGCCGTCACCAACGTGCCGGACTACTGCATCGACGAGGTCTCCGACCACGCCATGGCCTTCATCCTGTTCTTCGCGCGGAAGCTCGATGCGGGGGTGGCCGAGGTGCGGCGGGGGGGCTGGGGGGTGGCGCCCATCCGGCCCATCGCGCCGCTGAAGGGCGCGGTCCTGGGCATCCTGGGCATCGGGCGCATCGGGGCGGCGCTGGGCCGTAAGGCGCGGGCCTTCGGCATGAAGCTCCTCGCCTGCGATCCCTACGCCCCAGAGGCCGTCTTCAAGAAGCTGCGGGCGGAGAAGGTGGAGCTGGACGACCTCTACCGGCGCTCGGACTACATCTCCCTCCACGCTCCCCTGACCCCCGGGACGCGGGGGATCATCGGCCGGGAGGCCCTCGCCCGGATGAAGCCGGACGCGGTGCTCGTGAACGTGGCCCGCGGGGAGCTGGTGGACGAGGGGGCCCTGGCCGGGGCGCTGCGCGAGAAGCGCATCCGGGCGGCGGGCCTGGACGTCCTCTCCGAGGAGCCCCCGCGCGCGGGGCACCCGCTCGTGGCGCTCCCGAACTGCCACGTCACCCCGCACAGCGCCTGGTACAGCACCGCCGCCCAGGACGACCTGCGCCGCAAGGCGGCGCTCGAGGTCGTGCGCTGCCTGAAGGGCAAGCCCCTCAAGTACCGGGTGGGCTGA
- a CDS encoding PilZ domain-containing protein, which yields MSSPGDKRRYIRYHIPVPVMVKAPMLSDLRLIPEDLSASGFQVVVLSKPSLEMEIDCSVFVYEHEMKGIRAKPVWVDENELNPSTWIVGFEFVLPEDARRSFESHLRKILGDGN from the coding sequence ATGTCTTCCCCGGGCGACAAGCGCCGGTACATCCGCTACCACATCCCCGTCCCCGTCATGGTCAAGGCCCCCATGCTCTCGGACCTGCGGCTCATCCCCGAGGACCTGAGCGCGAGCGGCTTTCAGGTGGTGGTTCTGAGCAAGCCCTCCCTCGAGATGGAGATCGACTGCTCCGTCTTCGTCTACGAGCACGAAATGAAGGGGATACGGGCCAAGCCGGTATGGGTGGACGAGAACGAGTTGAATCCCTCCACCTGGATCGTGGGCTTCGAGTTCGTGCTTCCCGAGGACGCCCGGCGGAGCTTCGAGAGCCATCTGCGGAAGATCCTGGGCGACGGAAACTAG
- a CDS encoding DUF429 domain-containing protein, translating into MPRRPGGNLPQPPPMRFVGVDLAWADRKPSAIVVLEGGGEGPARPIAFSSGLEHVEEMGDFIVSHTPGGGIVGIDAPLVVPNGSGARPCDLECTAKWHAYDAGALPANKKLCGDPPRGGRLLAWLAGAAFPHRYDIEAGVPARAAMEVYPHPSSVALLGLERIFKYKRSATSQHQEGLAAFQARLYERLGRLDPPVELGGELAGRLRRNPALLRGADFERQGDLVDALVCAITVFHFWRWGAEKWEVAGSAAEGAILLPRAEAFAIPAPGGAG; encoded by the coding sequence GTGCCACGGCGACCCGGCGGAAACCTGCCCCAGCCGCCCCCGATGCGCTTCGTCGGGGTGGATCTGGCGTGGGCGGATCGCAAGCCGAGCGCCATCGTGGTCCTCGAGGGCGGGGGCGAAGGCCCGGCCCGGCCCATCGCCTTCTCGAGCGGGCTGGAGCACGTCGAGGAGATGGGGGACTTCATCGTCAGCCACACGCCGGGCGGGGGCATCGTCGGCATCGACGCGCCGCTCGTCGTGCCGAACGGCAGCGGCGCCCGCCCCTGCGACCTCGAGTGCACCGCCAAGTGGCACGCCTACGACGCGGGGGCCCTCCCGGCCAACAAGAAGCTCTGCGGGGATCCGCCCCGGGGCGGGAGGCTCCTCGCCTGGCTGGCCGGGGCCGCCTTCCCGCACCGCTACGACATCGAGGCCGGCGTCCCCGCCCGGGCGGCGATGGAGGTCTACCCGCACCCCTCCTCGGTGGCGCTCCTGGGGTTGGAGAGAATCTTCAAGTACAAGCGCAGCGCCACCTCCCAGCACCAGGAGGGGCTCGCGGCCTTCCAGGCCCGGCTCTACGAGCGGCTGGGGAGGCTCGACCCGCCGGTCGAGCTGGGGGGGGAGCTGGCGGGCCGGCTGCGACGCAACCCGGCCCTGCTGCGCGGGGCGGACTTCGAGCGCCAGGGCGACCTAGTGGACGCCCTGGTGTGCGCCATCACGGTGTTCCACTTCTGGAGATGGGGGGCCGAGAAGTGGGAGGTGGCGGGGAGCGCCGCCGAGGGCGCCATCCTCCTCCCCCGCGCGGAGGCCTTCGCGATACCCGCGCCCGGCGGCGCGGGCTGA
- a CDS encoding OsmC family protein gives MSDNTLKVQVEWRGGKRIHVEARGNRLVVDEAKEGGDGFRPTELLLGALGACTMGTLLNFCKNMDIPVESFTIDLEGKRETAPERVGEIRLSLVLAGQVPEDRLETLRRVAKGCRVHYTMTHPPRIELELRAAEGKVQERV, from the coding sequence ATGAGTGACAATACCCTGAAGGTCCAGGTGGAGTGGCGGGGGGGCAAGCGCATCCACGTCGAGGCCCGGGGCAACCGGCTCGTGGTGGACGAGGCGAAGGAGGGGGGCGACGGCTTCCGGCCCACCGAGCTCCTCCTGGGGGCGCTCGGCGCCTGCACCATGGGCACCCTCCTCAACTTCTGCAAGAACATGGACATCCCCGTCGAGAGCTTCACTATCGATCTGGAGGGGAAGCGCGAGACGGCCCCCGAACGGGTGGGGGAGATCCGCCTCTCGCTCGTCCTCGCGGGCCAGGTGCCCGAGGACCGCCTCGAGACGCTCCGGCGGGTGGCCAAGGGCTGCCGGGTGCACTACACCATGACCCACCCGCCCCGGATCGAGCTGGAGCTGCGGGCGGCCGAGGGGAAGGTACAAGAGAGGGTGTAG
- a CDS encoding TIGR03668 family PPOX class F420-dependent oxidoreductase, which yields MLSEREIRFLAGARVGRLATADAAGRPHAVPVVFVWSRGRLYLPIDAKPKGDPRRLRRVRNIRENPRVALLVDHYEEDWGRLGFLLVRGRAALLEGGGPEQEEAERLLREKYPQYRALPVSAEPGLMIRIDLESRAAWGRLGEEAG from the coding sequence TTGCTGAGCGAGCGGGAGATCCGGTTCCTGGCCGGGGCCCGGGTGGGCCGGCTGGCCACCGCGGACGCGGCGGGGCGTCCCCACGCGGTCCCGGTGGTGTTCGTCTGGAGCCGGGGGCGCCTCTATCTTCCCATCGACGCCAAGCCCAAGGGCGACCCCCGGAGGCTGCGGCGGGTGCGGAACATCCGGGAGAACCCGCGGGTGGCGCTCCTCGTCGACCACTACGAGGAGGACTGGGGCCGCCTGGGCTTCCTCCTGGTGCGGGGGCGGGCCGCCCTCCTGGAGGGGGGAGGTCCGGAGCAGGAGGAGGCGGAGCGGCTCCTGCGCGAGAAGTACCCGCAATACCGCGCGCTCCCCGTCTCGGCCGAGCCGGGGCTCATGATCCGCATCGATCTGGAGAGCCGGGCCGCCTGGGGCCGGCTCGGAGAAGAGGCCGGGTAG
- a CDS encoding ferredoxin family protein — translation MTFVISEKCLGERYATCVSVCPVDCMHPGEYKGQPFLIIDPEECIDCGVCQPECPIDAILESEDENPEWAKINAELAPSFKNNEPVDPRPANDPPRRPENKLR, via the coding sequence ATGACTTTTGTGATCTCGGAGAAGTGCCTCGGTGAGCGCTACGCGACGTGTGTGAGCGTATGCCCGGTCGATTGTATGCATCCAGGCGAGTACAAGGGGCAGCCCTTCCTGATCATCGATCCCGAGGAGTGCATCGACTGCGGCGTCTGCCAGCCCGAGTGCCCGATCGACGCCATCCTGGAGAGCGAGGACGAGAATCCCGAGTGGGCGAAGATCAACGCCGAGCTGGCGCCCAGCTTCAAGAACAATGAACCCGTCGATCCCCGGCCCGCGAACGATCCTCCGCGCCGCCCCGAGAACAAGCTCCGCTAG
- a CDS encoding LLM class flavin-dependent oxidoreductase produces the protein MPIELAWYMSCDGDSSHIGQKFADHSPSYETFTRIARNAERAGFTTLLVPTSQMSGHYSQQAPAWDSIVNAAVVAPATKTIKLLLAVRMGIMDPAICARMLASLDELSGGRILLNVVTGGAPLASYGEEMDHDTRYERTEEYLQVLDGLWTREKFTFEGKYYRLKDASVFPHPVQKPRIPFFMAGASDVARAIAARRAEYSVFWGETPEQVAGEVRKIEDMLQGTGKKLRYVTRFQIIARETEREAWEAAEEVLSRIDPEVLAHHRGVISKFESRGTQNQQKRTAEEMVGPNLWAGMGRIRSGSAVAIVGDYAQCAEKIVELERAGVDLLILSGFPLHSECERVGRHVIPLVREMERALPARG, from the coding sequence ATGCCTATCGAACTTGCCTGGTACATGTCCTGCGACGGGGATAGCAGCCACATCGGCCAGAAGTTCGCGGATCACTCGCCCAGCTACGAAACCTTCACCCGCATCGCCCGCAACGCCGAGCGCGCGGGCTTCACTACCCTCCTCGTCCCCACCAGCCAGATGAGCGGCCACTACAGCCAGCAGGCGCCCGCCTGGGACAGCATCGTGAACGCCGCCGTCGTCGCCCCCGCGACGAAGACGATCAAGCTCCTGCTGGCCGTCCGGATGGGCATCATGGATCCGGCCATCTGCGCCCGGATGCTCGCCTCCCTGGACGAGCTGAGCGGAGGGCGCATCCTCCTGAACGTGGTGACGGGGGGCGCCCCGCTCGCGAGCTACGGCGAGGAGATGGACCACGACACCCGCTACGAGCGCACGGAGGAATACCTCCAGGTGCTCGATGGCCTCTGGACGCGGGAGAAGTTCACCTTCGAGGGTAAGTACTACCGGCTCAAGGACGCCTCCGTCTTCCCGCACCCGGTCCAGAAACCGCGCATCCCCTTCTTCATGGCGGGGGCCTCGGACGTCGCCCGGGCCATCGCGGCGCGGCGGGCGGAGTATTCGGTCTTCTGGGGCGAGACGCCCGAGCAGGTGGCGGGGGAGGTGCGGAAGATCGAGGACATGCTCCAGGGCACGGGCAAGAAGCTCAGGTACGTCACCCGCTTCCAGATCATCGCCCGCGAGACCGAGCGCGAGGCCTGGGAGGCAGCGGAGGAGGTCCTGAGCCGAATCGACCCCGAGGTCCTCGCCCATCACCGCGGCGTCATTTCGAAGTTCGAGAGCCGGGGGACCCAGAACCAGCAGAAGCGGACCGCGGAGGAGATGGTGGGCCCCAACCTCTGGGCGGGGATGGGCCGCATCCGCTCGGGCTCGGCCGTGGCCATCGTGGGCGACTACGCGCAGTGCGCGGAGAAGATCGTCGAGCTGGAGCGGGCGGGGGTGGACTTGCTCATCCTCTCGGGGTTTCCCCTGCACTCGGAGTGCGAGCGCGTGGGCCGGCACGTCATCCCCCTGGTTCGGGAGATGGAGCGGGCGCTCCCCGCGCGGGGGTAG